In Salvelinus sp. IW2-2015 linkage group LG23, ASM291031v2, whole genome shotgun sequence, a genomic segment contains:
- the LOC111950603 gene encoding LOW QUALITY PROTEIN: creatine kinase M-type-like (The sequence of the model RefSeq protein was modified relative to this genomic sequence to represent the inferred CDS: inserted 2 bases in 2 codons) → MPFGNTHNNFKLNFKVEEEYPDLTKHNNHMAKVLTKDMYAKLRDKQTPSGFTLDDVIQTGVDNPGHPFIMTVGCVAGDEESYEIFKDLLDPIISDRHSGYKPTDKHKTDLNFENLKGGDDLDPNYVLSSRVRTGRSIKGYTLPPHNSRGERRAVEKLSVEALNTLDGEFKGKYYPLNKMTDAEQEQLIADHXLFDKPVXPLLLGAGMARDWPDARGIWHNDAKSFLVWVNEEDHLRVISMEKGGNMKEVFRRFCVGLKRIEETFKKHNHGFMWNEHLGYVLTCPSNLGTGLRGGVHVKLPKLSTHPKFEEILTRLRLQKRGTGGVDTASVGGVFDISNADRLGSSEVAQVQMVVDGVKLMVEMEKKLEKGEAIDGMIPAQK, encoded by the exons ATGCCTTTCGGTAACACCCACAACAACTTCAAACTCAACTTCAAAGTTGAGGAGGAGTACCCTGACCTCACCAAGCACAACAACCACATGGCCAAGGTGCTGACCAAGGACATGTACGCCAAGCTGAGAGACAAGCAGACCCCCTCTGGCTTCACTTTGGATGACGTCATCCAGACCGGTGTCGACAACCCTG gtCACCCCTTCATCATGACCGTTGGCTGCGTGGCAGGTGATGAGGAGTCCTACGAGATCTTCAAGGATCTGTTGGACCCCATCATCTCAGACCGTCATAGTGGATACAAGCCCACAGACAAGCACAAGACCGACCTGAACTTTGAGAACCTGAAG GGAGGTGATGACCTGGACCCCAACTACGTCCTGTCCAGCCGTGTGCGTACCGGCCGCAGCATCAAGGGATACACCCTGCCCCCCCACAACAGCCGTGGCGAGCGCAGAGCAGTGGAGAAACTGTCCGTCGAGG CTCTGAACACCCTGGACGGTGAATTCAAGGGAAAGTACTACCCCCTGAATAAGATGACCGATGCCGAGCAGGAGCAGCTTATCGCTGACC TCTTGTTTGACAAGCCCG TCCCCCTGCTGCTGGGCGCTGGTATGGCCCGTGACTGGCCCGATGCAAGAGGAATCTG GCATAACGATGCCAAGAGCTTCTTGGTCTGGGTGAATGAGGAGGATCACTTGCGTGTCATCTCCATGGAGAAGGGCGGCAACATGAAGGAGGTCTTCAGACGCTTCTGCGTTGGTCTGAAAAGG ATTGAGGAGACTTTCAAGAAGCACAACCACGGCTTCATGTGGAACGAGCATCTTGGCTACGTGCTGACCTGTCCCTCCAACTTGGGAACTGGTCTGCGTGGTGGCGTGCACGTCAAGCTGCCCaagctgagcacacaccccaAGTTTGAGGAGATCCTGACCAGGCTGCGTCTGCAGAAGCGTGGCACAG GTGGCGTGGACACAGCCTCCGTGGGTGGAGTGTTCGACATCTCCAACGCTGACCGTCTGGGATCCTCTGAGGTAGCTCAGGTCCAGATGGTGGTGGATGGTGTCAAGCTCATggtggagatggagaagaagCTGGAGAAGGGAGAGGCCATCGACGGCATGATCCCCGCCCAGAAGTAA